CTTATATGATATTATATTTGTATACAAAATCTTTCCCCAAGATGTTTATAACTATAAAAAAGGCCTCTCTTGATTGAGAGGTCTTTTAATTTTTATTTTGGTAATACTTTGGTAATTTTTATTTGAAAAGCCATTATTTTTTTATGATTTTAATGTATTTATATGTTTAAAAAGTCAGTAAAAATAATGGCTTGTGATTTGATGATATTAAATAAATGTCCATATCGAACCAAATAGAGATTATATAAGAATAAGATATAGAATAGATGGAATATTGACTGAAGCAGAAAAAATATCTTTAGAATTGCTATCTCCTATTATTTCAAGGTTAAAAGTGATATCAAGTTTGGATATTACTGAAAAAAGAATGCCACAAGATGGAAGATTTAATTTAGAGATAAGAGGGAAAAAAATAGATTTCAGAGTGTCCATAATGCCTGTAATAAATGGAGAAAAGGCTGTAATAAGAATACTGGATAGAGATATAATAGAATTTGAAATAGAAAAAATAGGAATGCTAAAAACTGATTATAATAGATTGTTATTCCAATTAAATAGAAAAAATGGAATATTTTTAGTAAGTGGGCCTACAGGTTCTGGGAAAAGTAGTACCCTTTATTCCTTGTTGAAAAAACTTAATACAGGGGAAGTTAATATTTCTACAGTAGAAGATCCTGTGGAATATGAGATAGATGGAATAAATCAAGTACAATGTAAAAGCGATATAGGAAGAAACTTTGCTTCTGTATTAAGAGCTTATCTTAGGCAAGACCCTGATATTTTAATGGTTGGAGAAATAAGAGATCATGAAACTGCTGAAATAGCAGTAAAAGCTGCAATTACAGGGCATCTTGTACTTTCAACTATTCATACAAATGATTCTATTGGAGGAATAAATAGACTTTTAAATATTGGAGTACAACCATATATGGTATCTGCTTCTCTCATAGGTATACTATCTCAAAGATTAGTACGAAGGTTATGTCCTTACTGCCAAGAAAAAGATGAAAACTGGAAAGTTAAAATACAACTTTTAGGTTATAAATATGAAAGATACCTAGAAAATATTTTTTATATGGGCAAAGGTTGTGAAAAATGTAGTTACACTGGATATAAAGGAAGAACAGCAGTTTTTGAAATGTTTGAGCTTAATGAAAAAGTAAAAGAAATGATTGAAAAAGGTAACTCATATCAAGAAATCGAAAGAGAAGCGTTAAATAATGGAATGAAAAAATTGATAGAAGATGGAATAGAAAAAGCAGGAATGAGAATAACATCTTTAGATGAAATACTAAGACAGTGTTAAAAGAGGGAAAAAATGCCACAATATAGATATACAGCATATGATGCAAAGGGAAGAAAGTGTAGAGGGAAAAAAGAATTTTCAAATGAAAAAGAATTTAGAAAATTTTTAAAAGGTAAAAGAATGATATTAATTCAATTTGAAATTCTAAAAAAAAATAGAAAGATGCTGAGAAGAGATATATTATCTTTTACTAGAGAGTTAAAAATAATGCTGGAAAGCAAGATAAATGTAATAGAAACCCTGAAAATATTAGAAGAACAATATGAGAATAGTAGGTTTGGGGAAATTATATCTGATATAAGAAAAAATATATTAAATGGAAATTCTATTGGAGAGGCTTTTAATAAACATAGAAATATTTTTGGAAATTTTTATGTAGATTTGTTATATCTAGGGGAAATCTCAGGAAAAATTACCGAAAATTTAGAAAGAATATCAATAAATTTAGAATTAGAAGATAAAATAAGAAAAAAGATGATAGAAGCTCTTTTTTATCCATGTATAGTAATATTTTTTTCCATAATAGTAGTAATGTTTTTAATGCTATATGTGCTTCCTAATTTTGTTGAGATATTTAATGAAAGTGAAACAGTACTTCCTTTAATTACTAAAATTCTAATGAGTATAAGTAAAAATATTCACTATATAATTTTATTATTCACATGTATATGTACAGTAATAATTTGCATAAGAAAAAAAATTAAAAGTAATATAAAAGATAAATTTTATTATGATAAATTTGTAATGAAAATACCAGTGTACAATAAAATTATGACTAAAAATATAATAATAAGGTTTTCCAAAAATATGGCACTAATGTTGGAATCAGGAATGTTGGTAACTGAAATACTTGAACTTATGCAGGAAAGTTTTGATAATGTTTTTGTAAAAGCTGGGATAGAAGATATGAGATATAGCATCATTTCAGGTGGGGGAATAGCAGAATCGCTTAAGCAACTGGAAATATATCCAAGTAGATATCAAAAGATGGTGGTAATAGGAGAGGAGAGTGGAGAATTAGTAAATATGTTTCATAAAATATCTCAGTTGTGTCAAGAAGAATTAGAAAGCTACATAGGAAAAATACTAATTTTAATAGAGCCAATAATGATAATCATATTAGGTTTGATATTAGGAGTTGTAATTATAGCTATTTATCTTCCTATATTCAATTTGTCAGAGATAATTAAATAAAATATAAAAACTTGGAGGAGAGCAAATGAAAAATGGAGGATTTACATTAATTGAATTGATAATAGCAGTGGCATTAGTTGGAATATTATCAAGTCTAGTTACACCTAAAGTGAGAATTCAATTAGCAAAAGGAAGAGATACTAAAGCTATATCGTATTTAGGAGCTATGAGAACAGCAGCAGAATTATATTATATAGAGAAAGGGGAAGCTCCAACTACAGTAATATCTCCTAATGAAGCTGATGATAAAAAAGCAATAGAAAATATATTGCCCTATTTAGATCCAAAAGCAGAATCTGTAATAAAAGATGGAAAAATACAGATTGGTGGTAGCAGAAAAGATGAAAATGGAAAAATAACTTTTGGTGGGGAAATGAAGTTTACTTTTAAAAGTCCTCAGCATGATGAAATTGCCAAGAGAGGAGATGGGATATATATTTGGTTTGCTCCTGAAGAAAGCCAAGTATATGATATACAAGGCAATAAATGGCTAGAATATTAAGAGGAGAAAAATATGGGAAATTTATTTTTAGTTTTTCTTCTAATTGTTTCTTTTATAATATTTGTAATAGATATAAAAAAATTATATATTCCTAATACTATAAATATAATATTTTTTGTAATGGCTGTATGTTATAGAGGATTTGATTTGTATAAAATAGAGAATGGAATACTCGGAGCAGGAGTTTATACTCTTCCCCTACTCTTTTTTTATGGATACGGATCAGATCTTGCTCAAAAAGAAATTATGGGTTTTGGAGATATAAAACTTATGATAGGGATTGGCTATGTTTTAGGATATAGTGATTTTTATACTATTTATATTTATTATTTAGAAACTTTTGTCATAGCTGCTCTTTTTGGAATAGTATACATTGTGAAGAAAAAAACAGTAAGAGGAGAAATTGCTTTTTCACCTTTTCTTCTTTTTTCTTTTTATTGTATTTTATTTATGGAGAGGGTATGAAAAATAAAGCTTTTTCTTTTGTAGAGGTAATTATTGCTATAAGCTTATTTTTAATAACTATATTTCCAATTATGGAACTTAATAGAGAAATCTTAAAGATAAACAGAAAATATATGGAGATAGAACAGAGTGAAAAAAATTTTTATTTGGTAGAAAAAAATATAACAGCGAAAGGATATACATTTTTATCTTCAAATTTAGGAAATTATGAATATAAAATAGGGGAAACTAAGGATAGCAATCATATTTTTGGAGATATAAAATTTTTATATGAAAATAATAATGGTGATAAAATATTGATTTTTATAGAAAAAACAATATTTAGTAGTGAGGTTGAACGAAATAATTTTATAATTTTAAAAATAGAGTTTTACAGTAGAAATAGAGTGTTTAAAAAAGAAAAACTAATATCAGAATATGATGAATATTACTAGGAGAAAAATGTATAGGAAAAAAACAAAAGGAATAACTCTTCTGGAAACAATAGTATCTATAGGAATAATTGGAATGTTTCTACTTCTTTCTTTTCCCATTATGAAAATTATTTATAAGACAGAAATTTTTTTTGTAAATGAAAGAAATAGTGGAAGAAATAGTTCAAGAATAATAGAAATTATTGAAAGAGATGTAAAAGAGAGCTGTTTTGGGAACAAAGAATATATTGGAAAGAAATATATGAGCAATGGGAAAAAAATATTTGAGCATTCTGGTTATATTAGCAATCCATTAAGAGAAGAATTCTTCAAATCGAAAGTTGAAAAAGGAAATATGTTATTTTTAGAAATACCATTTATCAAAAATAATACTGTTTTCTCTAAATATATTATTTACAGATTTTATGCTGGAAGTTTACAAATTATAGAGTGCAGTTTATTCAATGGAAATATTTTTATAGAAAATACAGAGAATATATTAGATGGGGTAGATGGTTCCTTTGAAAGAGATAAAAAAGGAATAATAATAACTTTGAAAATACGAAGTGATAAAGAAAAAATAAAAAAAGTATTGAAAGGCTATGAAATTATGGGGAAAAAATATGAATAAAAAAGCTTTTTTACTTTTAATAACAATTTTTTTAATAACCTTTATAATGGGAAGTTTTCTTGTTGGATATAGAATGACTCATACTAGAGGGAAAAAATTAATAAGCAGACTTAATACTTTAAAAATTAAAGAAAAAAAAGATATTTTACATACCTTAGCATATCATGAATTATATAAAATAGATAAATATATAAGAGAAGGTAAATATGAAAATACTATAGATTTTTTTGCAAAAAATAATGATAAAAAAAGGATATGGTTGAAAAAGAAAGGTGAAATGCTTCAATTGAGTTATGGAGGGTATACTCTACAAAAATTTTTTTATAATAATTCTGAAGAAATTTATCCAAATAGTACAGGTGAAATATATGAAAGAATATTAGATAAACTTCAAAGCCACTTTGTTGAGAAAAGAAAATTTACAGCAAGAATGGAGAAAAAAATTAAATCTGATGAATTTAATATGGAAGTAATATTTACTGTTGTAATAGATATAGAATATGAATTTGGAAATGAAGATATAAATAGGGCAGATGCCGAATATATAAAGGAGTTTGTGGTGTCAGAAGATGTTCAATAACTTTTTAAATAGAGAAAAAGATACCTTTTTTACTTTAGAAGATACAGAAAATGTAAAAAAAGGAATATTAGTACTTGAAAGTGAATATTTTGAAATAATTAAAATAATATTAGAAGAAGATTTAGATGAACGAGAAAGAGAATATGAAATAGAAGAACAGTTAGAGAACAGAATTATAAATTATGAAGCAGTAGATTATATAGAAAAAGAAATTTTTTGAGAAAGATAGATGAAATAGAAGAAAATCTTATAATACTTATCAAGAGAGAAAAAATATATGAAATAGCAGATAAAATAAGAGAAAAAGGGATAGATCTTAAAGGAATAATACCAGTTTTTCTTTTAAAATATCTTTCAAATGAGGAGAAAAAAGATGAAATTTTTCTGGATATAGGAATGGGTAGAACTTCAGTTGTAGTTTTTAAAGATAATAAACTGAGAGATATAGTGACTATAGATATAGAAAAAGGTGAAGGGCTTTATTCTCAAGAAGAATTTGATGAGTTATTAGAAAGAATAGTTTTTTCAATTGAAGAAGAAAATTTTGATAATATAGAAAAAATAATTATTTATGAGAAAGACAAAGAATTAGAAAAATTTATAGAAAAAAGTGAACTATATAAAAAGGAGATAGTAGTAGAAAATTGGAAAAATTATGAAATAACTTTTAATAAGAGTTTTGATTTTATTCCAATAGAATATAGAAAGGGAATGGAACAGAGAAAATATATAAAATATGGAGCAGCTGTTCTAGCAGGAATTTTGATTATAGAATTTTTTCTATTTTTCTTTTTGACAAGTGTAAGAAATAATGAAATGGAAAATATAAAAAATTTTGAAAGAGATTTAGGAAATCTCAAAGGTAAGATAGAAGAAAAAAGACAGGATATAAAAAAGTTTGAAAATTTTAAAGATAAAAAAAGTAAATTGTTGGAAAAAATAAGTTTTGGGAAATTTAAACTGTCTGAAATATTAAATGAATTAAAAAAATGTAAACCATCACACATATATTTTAATGGGATAGAATATAATGGAAAAAATACTTTGAAAATAATTGGAAGGTCACAGGAAGAAAAAGATATTTATGAATTTGAAAAAAATATTTTAAAAAATAGTAATTTCTTTTATTTAAATCATGATTATATAAAAAAACAGGAATATGGATATGAATTTCAGATGGATATAGGGGTAAAAAATGAAAGAAATAAGTAATATTCAAATTACTGAATGGAAAGAAAAAGGTATAGTATTTATTTTTATTGGTTTATGGCTGATTTTGTCATATAAGTTGGTAGTAGAACCATACAATGAAATTCAAAATAAAAAAAAGCAAAAAATATCTTTGGAAACTAAAGTGAAAAATGCTAAAAAAGAGTTGAAAGAAACTGAAAAAATATATCAAAAAAAGTTTAAGGAAAATATGAAAGAAAAAGCTGAGTATGAAATATATGAAAAAACTATTTTAGAAAGAGGATTTCAAAATTTTGGGAAAATGGAAGAATATATATATCAAAAGTCGAAGGAAAACAAGATAACTATTGAAATTATAGGAAGTATAGAAAAAAGTGGAACTGTAGAGAAAGAGAGAAAAGGAAAAGTATATATTCCTTATTCAATAACTGGGAAGGAAGAAAATATTTTAAAATGGATTGGAGAAATTGAGAATTCAGAAAAATTAATATCATTGACTGACACTCCCTTTCAGTTGAATAAAGATGAAAATGAGATGAAAGCTAATTTAAAAATATCTGGATATGTTCTTAATGATACTCTTAAAGAAAAAAGTGTGCAAAGCATAATAACAGAAAATCTTTTTTTTAATTACAATCAAAAAGAAATAGTGATAGAGAAAAATACAATAGAAATTAATGGAAAAATACATATAATATTAAAATTTAAAAGTGGAAAAAGAAAAATACTTACTGATGGGGAAAAAATAAAAAAGGTAAAGAATGGTATATGTTAAGAATACAGGATAAAGAGGGATATTAAGAAAAGATTTTAAAAAATGAAGATTAATTAAGGAGAATATATGAAAAAAACTCTTATACTTTTATTAATTTTTTTTATTTGCTATAATATTTATGGTAAAATAGAAAAGAAATCTTTAAGAGAAATAAAGCTTGAACAGGAGCTAGAATTGAAAAACATAGTTCTTTCAGATGCATTAGCAGTTATTTCCAAAGAGAGTAGAATATCAATAATAGCAGATGATAAAGCTAAGGACATAGTTTTAGATCTTTTTTTGCTAAAGGGGAAAATTTTGAAAATATTTTAGATGGAATTGCTGCAACTAATAATTTAAAAATAAGTACCATAAGTGAAATGTTGATTTTATCAAAAAGAAATTCAAATATATCTGGTGAAATGGCTTTAGGAGGAAAAGTTCTCATAGATGGTTATGATAATGGTATAGAAGGTGTAAAAATTACTGTTCAAAAAAGTTCTTCATCTCCAGTTTATACTACATATGGAGGAAATTTTGTTATAAATGATTTGAATCCTGGAATATATGTGGTAAAATTTGAGAAAGCAGGATTTCTTACAGTAGGGCAGATAATAAATATTGATAAAAGTATAAATACTATTACTGTTTCTATGGAAAGGGATAAAAATAATTCTGAAAAGGTAAAAGAAGAAAAAGATATTAATAATATAATGGAGAAAACTTTTATCAATGGAGAGGAATTTTATACTGAAAAAATAAAATTGATGAATATATCATCAGATGATGTAAGTAACATATTAAAAAATTCCTTTGGTGAAGAAGTAAGAATATCTTCTATACCTAAAATGAATATAGTAATAATAGTTGGTAAAAAAGATAGTACTATGTCAGCTATAAAACTTGTAAAAGAATTGGATAAAGAGATACAGCAGGTAAGAATAACTTCACAGATATTAGATGTGACAGATAATCTCTTTGAAACCCTGGGCTTTGATTGGCTATATAATAATGTAGGAAGTGTAGAAAAAAATAGTGGACTGGATATTTCATTAATTGGAAAAGCAGCTTTAGATAGTGCAGGAGTAAGTTTTGGTTCTGGTATAAACTTAGTAAGACAGTTTAATAATGGAAATGATGTACTTGGCTTGGGAATAAATCTTTTACAGGCTACACAGGATTTAGTGATAAGTGCTATGCCCTCTATACTTGTAGCTGATGGTGAAGAGGGGGAATTTAAAATAACAGAGGAAGTAATAGTTGGTGAAGAAAAAAAAGAAAATGATAATACAGAGAAAACAACTTATACACCTTTATTTAGAGAAGCTGGAATAATACTTAAAGTAAAACCATTAATTAAAGAAAATGGAACAATATTTTTAAAGGTAATGATAGAAGTAAGTAACTTCAGATTAAAGAAAAATGAAAAGGAAAATATGATTTCTGAGGGAGGAACATATAATTCAGAAGGTGGTTCTAAAATAGGAAGAAGTATTGAAACTACTGTAAAAATGAGAGATGGAGAAACTATTTTTATAGGAGGTCTTAAAAGAGCTGTAATACAGAATTTAGATAGCCAAGTTCCTTTTCTTGGAACGCTTCCTGTAATAAATATTTTTTTCAAAAATCAGTCTGTAAAAAAAGAAATAACCGATATATATATAAAATTAAAAGTTGATATAGAAAAGGATACTTGGGAAAAGGATAGTTTTGATAAAATAGAATTACACCAAAAAATTAAAGATATAAAAAATAGAAAAATATATCCTGTATTCTAGCAGGAAACAAGGAGAATTTTATGGAGCAAAGGAAGAATTTTGATTTGAAGAAAATACTGGATAACTTTAAAAACATAAAAATAGGGGTAGTTGGAGATCTAATGTTGGATGATTACATCTATGGAAGTGTAGATAGAATATCACCAGAAGCACCTGTACCAGTAGTGAATGTATTAGAGGAAAAATTTGTGCTAGGAGGAGCAGCAAATGTTGTGAATAATCTGGCTTCTTTAGGTGCGCAGACTATCTGTTTTGGTGTTATTGGAAATGATTCCAATGGAGATAGGCTTATGGGAGCATTTTCAGATAAAAATATAGATGTATCTGGTCTGATAAGGAGCAAGGATAGAACTACTATTGTAAAAAGAAGAGTAATTGGAGGCAATCAGCAGTTATTAAGAATAGATTGGGAAGATATAACTCCAATATCTACATTTTTAGAATATGCCCTTCTTAAAAATATAGAATCAAAAATAGATGAATTAGATGCAGTTATACTTTCAGATTATGACAAGGGAGTGCTTACTCCAATGGTAGCAAAAGAGATAGTAAAAATGTGCAGAGAAAGAGGAAAAATAGTAACAGTAGATCCTAAACCTAAAAATGCAGTAAATTATACAGGAGCAACATCTATAACTCCTAATAGAAAAGAAGCTTTAGAATGTCTTGGGCTGAAAAGATCAGATGATATGGAGGCTGTTGGAAGAGAGCTTAAAGCAAAACTTCAGCTTGATAATCTTCTTCTTACTAGAAGTGAAGAGGGAATGAGCCTTTTCTTAGATAATGATGAAGTTGTAACTATACCAACTTTTGCAAAAGAAGTGTATGATGTAACAGGAGCAGGGGATACAGTAATATCAGTATTTACATTGGCAGGAGCTTCTGGGGTATCTTGGCATGAGGCTGCAAAAATAGCTAATACAGCAGCAGGAGTGGTAGTTGGAAAAATGGGAACTTCTACTGTAACTAAAGACGAAATACTTGAATTCTATAACAGAATTTATGAGAGATGGGAATAGTGATATAATGATAAGAATTGGAAATGGATATGATGTCCATGTACTTGCAGAAGGAAGAAAACTAATACTTGGAGGAGTAGAAATTCCTCATACTAAAGGTGTATTAGGACATTCTGATGGAGATGTATTGGTCCATGCAATAATGGACGCAATGCTTGGGGCATTAGCTTTAGGAGATATAGGACAACATTTTCCTGATACAGATATGAAATATGAGAATATAGATAGTACTATACTTTTAAAAAGAGTAAAAGAATTAATTGCTGAAAGAGGATATAAAATAATTAATCTTGATTCTATAATAGTTTTACAAAAACCAAAAGTAAAACCATATATAGAAGCTATGAGAAAAAGAATCGCAGAAGTATTGGAAATAGATGTAGAACAGGTAAGTGTCAAGGCTACTACTGAAGAAAAACTAGGGTTCACAGGAGATGAAAGTGGAGTAAAATCTTACTGTGTTGTGCTTTTAGAAAAATAAATTATTAAATTGAGGATAATTGAAAAGCAAGATTAAATTTTTGCTTGTAAGTTATCCTTATATTTTTATAGGAGGTAAAAATATGAATTATACAAGAGAAAAAATATGTATATACATAAAAATAAAATTTTTTGAAGATAAAAGAAAAACTCCTGTAAAATTTTCTGATGGAAATTATAGACCTCATTTTGTAATAAAAAATGATTCTGAATATTTAGGAGTTCAATTTATAGAGGGGGAGGAATTTGTTTTTGAAAAAGAGGTACTTGGAATTGTTCAGCCTCTCTATACAGATACTGTAGACTACAGCAAATTAATACCAGGAACAGAATTTTTCATTTTAGAAGGAAAAAATCTAGTAGGAGAAGGGGTAGTTGTAGAAAATTTTAAAACTGAACTTTCTTAAAAATTTTTTAGTATTTTAAAAGAATTTTTTAATAAAAAGCTACACTCTCTGTTCTAGTAATTAAGAGTGAGAGTGTAGCATATAATGTTTATAAGAATTTTATTCTTCTATTGGAGCAAGAGAAGCTTGGAAATGACGAAGAATAGGAGGCTCCCAAATTATCTTATATCCACGTTTGATTTCGTGGGCTCTTTTACTTACTTCTATAATAGCGTCAGCCATTACATCAAAGTGAGATTGAGTGTAAACTCTTCTAGGAATAGCTAGACGAGTAAATTCAAAATCTGCTTCTAATTGTTTTCCTGTATCAGGATCATTTCCTAACATATAAGAACCAATGTCACAAGTCCTTATTCCAGCTTCAATATAAAGTTCTATTGCAAGAACCTGACCTGGATATTCATTATAAGGAATTTGAGGGAACATAGCTTTAGCATCTATAAATGCTCCATGTCCACCTATTGGAGCTTGGTAAGCTATTCCAGCATCATCAAGTCTAGAAGCTAAATATTCCATTTGTCCATTTCTATATTTTAAATAATCTTCATCAATTCCTTCATAAAGACCTATAGCAAGGGCTTCTAAATCACGTCCTCCCAGTCCGCCATAAGTAAAGAATCCTTCATAAGATATACAATTAGCTTTTATTTTCAGAATAAGAGGGCTTTGAGGATCTTTAACACCTATAAGTCCACCCATATTTACAATAGTATCTTTTTTAGCGGACATAGTAAACATATCAGCATAGCTGAAAGTTTCTCTGATGATATCTTTTATTGATTTATTTTGATAGCCTTCTTCATCTCTCTTGATGAAATAAGCATTTTCAGCATAACGAGCAGCATCAATATTGAATGGGATACCATATTTTTTACATATTTCTGAAGTTTCTCTAATATTTTTCATAGAAACAGGTTGACCACCAGCAGAGTTATTTGTAATTGTCATAACAATTAATCCTATATTTTCAGGTCCTTTTTCAAGAATTATTTTTTCCATTTTTTCAACATCCATATTACCTTTAAACTTACAACGATGAGAAGGATCTTTAGCTTCTTCAATTACACAATCTATTGGACGAGCTCCAGCTAGAATTACATGAGCACGAGTTGTATCAAAAAACATATTTGAAATAGCAAATTTTCCTGGACTTAAAAATGTAGGAAACAGAACTTTTTCAGCAGCACGCCCTTGGTGGACTGGCTGAATAAAACCATAATTGAATATATCTTTACCAGCATCTACTAATCTAAAATAACTTGAAGCACCTGCATAAGCTTCATCTCCACGCATAACTCCTGACCATTGATCATGGCTCATTGCATTTGTTCCAGAATCTGTTAGAAGGTCAATATAAACATCTGCACCTTTAAGATTAAACAAATTATAGTTTGCTTCCTTGATTTTTTCAATTCTTTCCTCTCTAGTAAGCATTTTGATTGGTTCAACCATTTTAATTCTAAATGGTTCTGGAATATACTTTACTGCCATAAATAAACACCTCCAAAATTTGTATGAAAATTTTTTCTGTGCCCTGGTCATTGAAATATCAACTGGCAGGCGGCATCTTTTTAAATAGAACTTACTCAGTTCACAGTAAAAATAAATGTATTAAATTACTTTATTCTCTTGAGAAGATTTTAACTTTTTTCAAAATAAATGTCAATAATTTCTTAAAAATATTTTTAATTATTTTTTTAATATAGGTTTTTAAATAGTGAAAAATTGATTTATAGAAATTAAAAGCTAGAAAAATATTTATTAAACTAAAAAATTAGATTAAAATTTATTAAGTTATGTTAATATATATTTGTATTAGTTTTAAAAATTATTGAGAGAAATAAAAGGATAGAACCTAAAATTAAATATCTGGTATCTAGAGATGTTTTTGTAAAATAATAGATTCTATTTTACTATTTGAAATAGTTTCTAAAAAAATTTATTTTTTATAATTTTATAATATATTTTTTATATTTTACTTGTTGGAAAAATGTATTATACTTATGAATATAAAACCTTAGAATTTTTTCTCAATAAAAAAATATAAAAAGAAAAAAATCTTATAATTGATTGGGAGGTTTTATGATTTTTGAAGATGGTTTTTCATATTATAGTATTATTATTAATTTTTTAGAAAGAACATTTGGGGAATTAACAGAAATAACACTCTATAGTTTTGAAGATGGAGACGAAGGAAAACTTATAGCTAAATCATCTAATTGTAGTTTTAAATTAGGGAGTGCTACTCCAAAAACATTGAGAAAATTACTTGATAAGTATAATAATAAAAAAGAATCAAATGATAATATTGATTTTATAACAAATTTTCCTGGAAAAGATAATGATGGGAAGTTATTTAGAGTATCAACTTTTTTTATAAAAGGGGAAAAAAATTCTCTTAAAGGAGCATTTAACATAAAAGTTGATATATCTGAGATGGTATATGCAGCTAATTTTTTAAATAAAGCATTAAAAGAGCT
Above is a window of Fusobacterium varium DNA encoding:
- the epsE gene encoding Type II traffic warden ATPase, producing MTEAEKISLELLSPIISRLKVISSLDITEKRMPQDGRFNLEIRGKKIDFRVSIMPVINGEKAVIRILDRDIIEFEIEKIGMLKTDYNRLLFQLNRKNGIFLVSGPTGSGKSSTLYSLLKKLNTGEVNISTVEDPVEYEIDGINQVQCKSDIGRNFASVLRAYLRQDPDILMVGEIRDHETAEIAVKAAITGHLVLSTIHTNDSIGGINRLLNIGVQPYMVSASLIGILSQRLVRRLCPYCQEKDENWKVKIQLLGYKYERYLENIFYMGKGCEKCSYTGYKGRTAVFEMFELNEKVKEMIEKGNSYQEIEREALNNGMKKLIEDGIEKAGMRITSLDEILRQC
- the gspF gene encoding type IV pilin biogenesis protein encodes the protein MPQYRYTAYDAKGRKCRGKKEFSNEKEFRKFLKGKRMILIQFEILKKNRKMLRRDILSFTRELKIMLESKINVIETLKILEEQYENSRFGEIISDIRKNILNGNSIGEAFNKHRNIFGNFYVDLLYLGEISGKITENLERISINLELEDKIRKKMIEALFYPCIVIFFSIIVVMFLMLYVLPNFVEIFNESETVLPLITKILMSISKNIHYIILLFTCICTVIICIRKKIKSNIKDKFYYDKFVMKIPVYNKIMTKNIIIRFSKNMALMLESGMLVTEILELMQESFDNVFVKAGIEDMRYSIISGGGIAESLKQLEIYPSRYQKMVVIGEESGELVNMFHKISQLCQEELESYIGKILILIEPIMIIILGLILGVVIIAIYLPIFNLSEIIK
- the pilE gene encoding Pilin, with product MKNGGFTLIELIIAVALVGILSSLVTPKVRIQLAKGRDTKAISYLGAMRTAAELYYIEKGEAPTTVISPNEADDKKAIENILPYLDPKAESVIKDGKIQIGGSRKDENGKITFGGEMKFTFKSPQHDEIAKRGDGIYIWFAPEESQVYDIQGNKWLEY
- a CDS encoding Flp pilus assembly protein, protease CpaA, translated to MGNLFLVFLLIVSFIIFVIDIKKLYIPNTINIIFFVMAVCYRGFDLYKIENGILGAGVYTLPLLFFYGYGSDLAQKEIMGFGDIKLMIGIGYVLGYSDFYTIYIYYLETFVIAALFGIVYIVKKKTVRGEIAFSPFLLFSFYCILFMERV
- the pulD gene encoding Pullulanase secretion envelope pulD, which produces MLILSKRNSNISGEMALGGKVLIDGYDNGIEGVKITVQKSSSSPVYTTYGGNFVINDLNPGIYVVKFEKAGFLTVGQIINIDKSINTITVSMERDKNNSEKVKEEKDINNIMEKTFINGEEFYTEKIKLMNISSDDVSNILKNSFGEEVRISSIPKMNIVIIVGKKDSTMSAIKLVKELDKEIQQVRITSQILDVTDNLFETLGFDWLYNNVGSVEKNSGLDISLIGKAALDSAGVSFGSGINLVRQFNNGNDVLGLGINLLQATQDLVISAMPSILVADGEEGEFKITEEVIVGEEKKENDNTEKTTYTPLFREAGIILKVKPLIKENGTIFLKVMIEVSNFRLKKNEKENMISEGGTYNSEGGSKIGRSIETTVKMRDGETIFIGGLKRAVIQNLDSQVPFLGTLPVINIFFKNQSVKKEITDIYIKLKVDIEKDTWEKDSFDKIELHQKIKDIKNRKIYPVF
- the hldE_1 gene encoding Bifunctional protein hldE; its protein translation is MEQRKNFDLKKILDNFKNIKIGVVGDLMLDDYIYGSVDRISPEAPVPVVNVLEEKFVLGGAANVVNNLASLGAQTICFGVIGNDSNGDRLMGAFSDKNIDVSGLIRSKDRTTIVKRRVIGGNQQLLRIDWEDITPISTFLEYALLKNIESKIDELDAVILSDYDKGVLTPMVAKEIVKMCRERGKIVTVDPKPKNAVNYTGATSITPNRKEALECLGLKRSDDMEAVGRELKAKLQLDNLLLTRSEEGMSLFLDNDEVVTIPTFAKEVYDVTGAGDTVISVFTLAGASGVSWHEAAKIANTAAGVVVGKMGTSTVTKDEILEFYNRIYERWE
- the ispF gene encoding 2-C-methyl-D-erythritol 2,4-cyclodiphosphate synthase, with amino-acid sequence MRDGNSDIMIRIGNGYDVHVLAEGRKLILGGVEIPHTKGVLGHSDGDVLVHAIMDAMLGALALGDIGQHFPDTDMKYENIDSTILLKRVKELIAERGYKIINLDSIIVLQKPKVKPYIEAMRKRIAEVLEIDVEQVSVKATTEEKLGFTGDESGVKSYCVVLLEK